Part of the Bryobacteraceae bacterium genome is shown below.
CGCGGGTTCGATGAGGCGCCGTACTTCCGGCGCGTCGCCCAAGCGTTCGGCACGGATCATTACGAACTCGATCTTTCGGCGCAGCAGGACCTCGAGGGGGCGATCGAGCAGCTTGCCTGCCACGCCGATGAGCCGTCCGCCGATGCCGGTGCGCTGCCGGTGTACTTTCTTTCCAAGATGACGCGCGGCCAGGTTACGGTGGCCCTCTCCGGCGAAGGCGCCGACGAACTGTTCGGCGGTTACCAGACCTATCTTGCCGACCGCTATGCCCGCCTCGCGAGACTTTTTCCGGCCGCGATTCGCCGTGGTATGGCGGCCTGCGCCGAATTGCTTCCCGCTTCCGACGAGAAGATCGGCTTCGAGTACAAGCTCAAGCGGTTCCTTGCAGGCTCAAGGCTGCCGCCCGCGCGGGCCCATCTCTTCTGGAACGGCGCCGCGCCCGCTGCTGATTTCACTGCCGAACTGGACCGTCTCTTCGCGCCGTTGCCGGCGGCATCGGGATACCTGAACCAGTTTCTGTATCTCGACCAGCGGTGCTATCTGCCGGATGACATCCTGAACAAGTCCGATCGGATGTCGATGGCGCATTCCCTCGAAGTCCGGCCCCCGTTTCTGGACCACCGCATCGTCGAGTTCGCGGCCCGGCTGCCCGAAAGCTATAAGATCCAAGGCGGCGTCCTGAAGCGGCTTCTCCGCGAGTTGATGCGAGGCAGGCTTCCACCGGCCGTTCTTCATCGGCCGAAAGAGGGTTTTGACATCCCTGCGCACCATTGGTTCCGCACGACGCTCCGTCCGATGCTGCTCGATACGCTGAACGAGCGAGCGGTGAACGACGCCGGCATTTTTCCGTGGCCGGAGATCGAGGCGTTGCAGGCCGCCCATCAGTCGCGCACGCTGAACGCCGGCTACCGGCTTTGGGGACTGCTCATTCTTTTTCTCTGGATCAAGCGATGGAACATCGTCACGCGTTAGCCGCCGTCGGCCTCGTCGCCTCACTCGTGTTCGTTCCGTCGGCTGCCAGTCCGCCCTCGTTGATGGACGATGTGGACGCCGTCCAGGCGCAGATCGCGCGCAACATGCTCGACTCGGGCGATTGGGTCACAGCGAGGCTCAACGGCGTGGTCTACCTCGAAAAGGCGCCCGGGCCGTATTGGCTGATGGCAGCCTCGTTCGCGGTCTTCGGCATGCACGACTGGGCCGCGCGAATCCCTTTCGTCCTATCCGCGATTGGCCTTTGCCTGCTCACGGCGCGTTGGGCTGCGTGGGCATGGGGCGCCCGCTCCGGGTTCTGCGCGGGAACCGCACTCGCGACGTCGGTGGGATTGTGGCTGTTCACTCGGATTCAGATCCCGGACGTGACCCTTGCTCTCGCGATTGCGTGGGCGCTCTATTCGTTTCTACGAGGCCGTCCATTCCAGTTCTGGGCGGCGATTGGCGCGGGCTTCCTGCTTAAGGGCCTGATCGCGATGGTTTTCCCGATTGCCGCGGTGTTGGTCTACTGGGCAATCACGGGCCGGTGGCGCCGCTGGCGAGATCTGCGGCCGGCGCACGGCGCGCTGGTCACGCTGGCGATTGCCGCGCCGTGGGTGATTCTCGCCACCATCCGCAATCCTCCGTACTTCGACTTCACAATGCACTCCGCATCTGGCGAGTACCACGGCTTCTTCTGGTTCTTCTTCCTCAATGAACACCTGTTCCGGTTTCTGAACATGCGGTATCCGCGGGACTACAACACGGTGCCGCGCGTGGCGTTCTGGCTCTTCCACCTGCTGTGGTTCTTTCCCTGGTCGGCGTGGTTCCCCGCTGCTTTTCGTCCGCGCGCGGAAGAAGGCCGGGGCGGTGAAACTCGTTTGCTCGCGCTGGCCTGGGCTGGCTTCATCCTCGTGTTCTTCACTTTCTCTACGACGCAAGAGTATTATTCGATGCCCGCCTATCCCGCCTTCGCCCTGCTGCTCGGAGCGGCCCTGGAGGAAGACCGGGGCTCAAAGATACTGGCCGCGATCACGGGTGTCCTCGCGGTTGCACTCGGCGCGATCTGGATAACCGTTCGTGGCTATCCGGCGCCCGGCGACATATCGCAGGCGCTGACCTTGAACCCGGAAGCGTACACGCTCTCGCTCGGACACATGAAGGACCTGACTCTACCGGCATTCGCGTACCTTCGTGGACCACTCCTGATGGCGGCGGTCGCGTTTCTGGGCGGTACGCTGGGCCTGTTGTTTCTTCGCGGAATACGCCGGGTGGTGTCGCTCGCGGCAATGATGGCGCTGTTCTTCTTCGCTGCCCGCACCGCGCTGGTGGCCTTTGACCCGTACCTTTCGTCCCGTCCGCTGGCGGAGGCTTTGAAGAAAGCGCCTCCCGGCACGGTGGTCTACGACAACCAGTACTACACGTTCTCGAGCGTCTTCTTCTACGCCAACCGCACTGGCCTCCTTCTGAACGGCCGAGTGAACAACCTGGAATATGGTTCGTACGCGCCGGGCGCGCCGCCGGTGTTTATCGACGACGCCGAGTTCGCGCGACGCTGGCAGTCGCCGAGCCGGCACTACCTGTTGATCGAAGGGCCGGCCTTAGCGAGAATCACCAAAATCGTTCCACCGGGTTCGCTTCATACGATCGCGGAAGCCGGAGGCAAGTTTCTCTACTCCAACGCCGCGCCCCCCGCGATACAATAGACAATTACCCACCTGCGTCCGCCATGGCAAAACAAACTGTAGCCGTCCTGTTTGGAGGCCGATCCGTCGAACACGAGGTTTCCATCATTTCGGCCCACCAGGTGATGGACGCGCTCGAGGTGGCCGGCTATGATCTGCTGCCGGTTTTCCTCGACAAGGGAGGCGCTTGGTACGCGGGTCGTGGACTGTACAACCTGCGCCAGTACGCGA
Proteins encoded:
- the asnB gene encoding asparagine synthase (glutamine-hydrolyzing) — protein: MCGIVGFTHHNTAPDPAALRRAAAAIHHRGPDQQGFHETETVSLAAVRLKILDLASGDQPIHFAGHTIVFNGEVYNFRELRAELESLGHGFVTSSDTEVVLHAFAEWGRESLSRLNGMFAFAVWSEPERRLTIVRDRLGIKPVYWMRRGADLHFGSELKALFAHPSVPRTLDRQALPLYLSLNYLPQPFTLVEGVEKLAPGSWLEWKDGAVTTGAYWCLRFAPDPAIGFEDAKHELDSLLDCSIRDHLLSDVPLGLWLSGGLDSSTIAYYATRHVPGKLKTFSVSFHGRGFDEAPYFRRVAQAFGTDHYELDLSAQQDLEGAIEQLACHADEPSADAGALPVYFLSKMTRGQVTVALSGEGADELFGGYQTYLADRYARLARLFPAAIRRGMAACAELLPASDEKIGFEYKLKRFLAGSRLPPARAHLFWNGAAPAADFTAELDRLFAPLPAASGYLNQFLYLDQRCYLPDDILNKSDRMSMAHSLEVRPPFLDHRIVEFAARLPESYKIQGGVLKRLLRELMRGRLPPAVLHRPKEGFDIPAHHWFRTTLRPMLLDTLNERAVNDAGIFPWPEIEALQAAHQSRTLNAGYRLWGLLILFLWIKRWNIVTR
- a CDS encoding glycosyltransferase family 39 protein, whose protein sequence is MEHRHALAAVGLVASLVFVPSAASPPSLMDDVDAVQAQIARNMLDSGDWVTARLNGVVYLEKAPGPYWLMAASFAVFGMHDWAARIPFVLSAIGLCLLTARWAAWAWGARSGFCAGTALATSVGLWLFTRIQIPDVTLALAIAWALYSFLRGRPFQFWAAIGAGFLLKGLIAMVFPIAAVLVYWAITGRWRRWRDLRPAHGALVTLAIAAPWVILATIRNPPYFDFTMHSASGEYHGFFWFFFLNEHLFRFLNMRYPRDYNTVPRVAFWLFHLLWFFPWSAWFPAAFRPRAEEGRGGETRLLALAWAGFILVFFTFSTTQEYYSMPAYPAFALLLGAALEEDRGSKILAAITGVLAVALGAIWITVRGYPAPGDISQALTLNPEAYTLSLGHMKDLTLPAFAYLRGPLLMAAVAFLGGTLGLLFLRGIRRVVSLAAMMALFFFAARTALVAFDPYLSSRPLAEALKKAPPGTVVYDNQYYTFSSVFFYANRTGLLLNGRVNNLEYGSYAPGAPPVFIDDAEFARRWQSPSRHYLLIEGPALARITKIVPPGSLHTIAEAGGKFLYSNAAPPAIQ